From a single Rhodospirillales bacterium genomic region:
- a CDS encoding elongation factor Ts: MAEISAARVKELREKTSAGMMDCKRALAESDGDLEAAVDWLRKKGLTAASKKAGRVAAEGLVGVALSGTTAAMVEVNAETDFVSRNQDFQAFVKTVSEIALGSSDSVQALTSAAYPASGRTVADELLHLIATIGENMNVRRVAKLDVEPGILGSYVHNVQAPGLGKIGVLVALETEGNAAALDTLAKQIAMHVAATAPQAVSRDDLDPSVIERERNILAEQARASGKPEAVIEKMVEGRLRKFYEEVCLVDQAFVMDQDKTVGEVLDAMAKEAGTAVRIAGFMRFALGEGIDRKTSDFADEVAKTARR; encoded by the coding sequence ATGGCTGAAATATCAGCGGCTCGCGTCAAGGAGCTGCGCGAGAAGACCAGCGCCGGCATGATGGACTGCAAGCGCGCCCTGGCCGAAAGCGACGGCGATTTGGAAGCGGCAGTCGATTGGCTGCGCAAGAAGGGGCTGACGGCTGCTTCCAAGAAAGCTGGCCGGGTAGCGGCAGAAGGACTGGTCGGGGTCGCTTTGTCAGGCACCACTGCCGCCATGGTCGAGGTCAACGCGGAGACTGATTTCGTCAGCCGAAATCAGGACTTCCAGGCATTCGTCAAGACGGTGTCGGAAATCGCCTTGGGCAGCAGCGACAGCGTGCAGGCATTGACCAGTGCCGCCTATCCCGCCTCCGGACGCACCGTCGCCGACGAGTTGCTGCACCTGATTGCCACCATCGGCGAGAACATGAACGTGCGGCGAGTGGCAAAGCTCGACGTCGAGCCGGGCATTCTCGGCTCGTACGTTCACAACGTGCAGGCGCCCGGGCTCGGCAAGATCGGCGTGCTGGTGGCGCTGGAGACGGAGGGTAATGCAGCCGCCCTCGACACCTTGGCGAAGCAGATCGCCATGCATGTGGCGGCCACCGCGCCGCAGGCGGTGTCCCGCGATGATCTGGATCCGTCGGTGATCGAGCGGGAGCGCAACATTCTGGCCGAACAGGCGCGGGCCAGCGGCAAGCCGGAGGCGGTCATCGAGAAAATGGTCGAGGGCAGGCTGCGCAAGTTCTACGAGGAAGTGTGCCTCGTCGATCAGGCGTTCGTCATGGACCAGGACAAGACCGTCGGCGAAGTCCTGGACGCGATGGCGAAGGAGGCCGGCACAGCGGTGCGGATAGCGGGCTTCATGCGCTTTGCCCTCGGTGAGGGCATCGACCGCAAGACCTCGGATTTTGCCGATGAGGTCGCCAAGACAGCGCGCCGATGA
- a CDS encoding UMP kinase, which translates to MIEQDTTGASPVAEGSGPAYKRVLLKLSGEALMGARGYGADIHVLERVAGEIGSVRELGVQIGLVIGGGNIFRGLSEAAKGIERTSADHIGMLATVMNALALQSVLERRGIDTRVMSALPINPVCEPYARRRAVRHLEKGRVVIFAAGTGNPFFTTDTAAALRAVEVGCDVLLKGTQVDGVYSADPRVHQDAERYEHLTYQDVLTRNLGVMDTSAVALARENKVPILVFCVHNPGALADVVAGRGRFTMIH; encoded by the coding sequence ATGATTGAGCAGGACACAACGGGCGCCAGTCCGGTGGCTGAGGGCTCGGGGCCGGCGTATAAGCGCGTCCTGCTGAAATTGTCCGGCGAGGCGCTGATGGGCGCGCGCGGCTACGGCGCCGACATCCATGTCCTCGAACGTGTTGCCGGCGAGATCGGCAGCGTCCGGGAACTCGGGGTGCAGATTGGCCTGGTCATCGGCGGCGGCAACATCTTTCGCGGCCTCTCCGAAGCCGCCAAGGGGATTGAGCGCACCAGCGCCGATCATATCGGAATGCTGGCGACAGTGATGAACGCGCTCGCCCTGCAGAGCGTTCTGGAGCGGCGCGGCATCGACACCCGGGTCATGTCGGCGCTGCCCATTAACCCGGTGTGCGAGCCCTACGCCCGCCGCCGCGCGGTTCGTCACCTGGAGAAGGGGCGGGTGGTCATCTTCGCCGCCGGCACCGGCAACCCGTTCTTCACGACCGACACGGCGGCGGCGTTGCGCGCCGTCGAGGTCGGCTGCGACGTTCTCCTCAAGGGCACCCAGGTGGACGGGGTCTACAGCGCCGATCCGAGGGTCCACCAGGACGCTGAGCGCTATGAGCACCTGACCTACCAGGACGTCCTCACTCGCAACCTTGGCGTGATGGATACGTCGGCGGTCGCGCTGGCACGAGAGAACAAGGTTCCCATTCTTGTTTTTTGCGTTCACAATCCCGGCGCGTTGGCCGATGTCGTGGCCGGCCGCGGCCGGTTCACCATGATCCATTAA
- the frr gene encoding ribosome recycling factor, whose product MHGAIEVLQKELGGLRTGRASASLLEPITVQAYGAEMPLSQVGTIGVPEARMLTVQVWDRSQVKAVERAIRDSGLGLNPSVDGQLVRIPIPVLTEDRRAELAKVAGRYAEEAKVSVRNIRRHALDEFKKAEKEKLISEDEQRDYMTQIQELTDKHIKAVDEVLDKKEREIMQV is encoded by the coding sequence ATGCACGGCGCCATCGAAGTGCTCCAGAAGGAGTTGGGCGGGTTGCGCACCGGCCGCGCCTCGGCCAGTCTCTTGGAGCCGATCACCGTCCAGGCCTACGGTGCCGAGATGCCGCTTTCCCAGGTCGGTACCATCGGCGTTCCGGAGGCGCGGATGCTGACGGTACAGGTATGGGACCGGAGCCAGGTCAAGGCCGTGGAGCGAGCGATCCGTGATTCCGGCCTGGGGCTCAATCCCTCGGTGGACGGCCAGCTGGTGCGCATCCCCATTCCGGTGCTGACCGAAGACCGACGCGCGGAGCTGGCCAAGGTTGCGGGGCGCTATGCCGAAGAAGCCAAGGTGTCGGTCCGCAACATCCGCCGTCACGCACTGGATGAATTCAAGAAAGCCGAAAAAGAAAAGCTGATATCGGAGGACGAGCAGCGGGACTACATGACGCAGATCCAGGAACTGACCGATAAGCACATCAAGGCGGTTGACGAGGTCCTGGACAAGAAGGAACGCGAAATCATGCAGGTCTAA
- the uppS gene encoding di-trans,poly-cis-decaprenylcistransferase: protein MEVAARSKLEPPPPDHVAIIMDGNGRWARARGLPRTAGHKRGARAVKTAMESAISLGVRYLTLFGFSSENWKRPADEVQDLKGLLKYYLRNEVDFLNKNGVQLRVIGERQRFGDDIVRLIEQVENVTAPNRRLTVTIALSYGGRAEIVAVARRLAAEAEAGRLDPTEIDEQLFSQRLYTAGMPDPDLLIRTSGEQRISNFLLWQLAYGEFVFIDTLWPDFSHDHFADALREFHRRERRYGAATA from the coding sequence ATGGAAGTTGCAGCTCGCAGCAAACTCGAACCCCCGCCGCCTGATCACGTCGCGATCATCATGGACGGCAACGGCCGCTGGGCGCGGGCCCGCGGTCTGCCCCGAACGGCGGGGCACAAGCGCGGCGCCCGCGCCGTCAAGACCGCCATGGAAAGCGCCATTTCCTTGGGCGTGCGCTATCTCACGTTGTTCGGCTTCTCCTCGGAGAACTGGAAGCGGCCGGCCGACGAGGTCCAGGACCTCAAGGGCCTTTTGAAGTACTATCTGCGGAACGAGGTCGATTTCCTCAACAAGAACGGCGTTCAGCTTCGGGTCATCGGCGAGCGGCAACGCTTCGGCGACGACATCGTCCGGCTCATCGAGCAGGTGGAGAACGTGACCGCCCCGAACCGCCGCCTCACCGTGACGATTGCGCTGAGCTACGGCGGACGGGCGGAGATCGTCGCGGTGGCGCGGCGGCTGGCCGCCGAAGCGGAGGCCGGCAGGCTCGATCCTACCGAAATCGACGAGCAGCTATTCTCCCAGCGCCTGTACACTGCCGGAATGCCGGACCCTGATTTGCTGATCCGTACCAGCGGGGAACAGCGCATCAGCAACTTTTTGCTTTGGCAGCTGGCGTATGGGGAGTTCGTGTTCATCGATACTCTGTGGCCGGACTTCTCCCATGATCATTTCGCGGATGCCTTGAGGGAGTTCCATCGCCGTGAACGGCGTTATGGCGCCGCCACTGCCTGA
- a CDS encoding phosphatidate cytidylyltransferase: protein MVLTRCLSAVVLAVPVLAAVHFGSPFFEILVVIAGTAVAAEWCRMCSVRDRLAWTAGLGGTIAAAVVAEAWAGWPAAIAVIVAATLAIHVLVMQGDRRGQRDRRGWISAGVTYIGLPSLAIVWLRGDEVGGRDIVLWLLLVVWASDIGAYAAGRTIGGPRLAPRLSPNKTWAGLAGALAAAAAAGAGTAVALGATDVWQVMLISAALGGVAQGGDLLESGIKRRFGVKDTGAWIPGHGGLLDRVDGLMAASVALALIVATGNGSVRPWI, encoded by the coding sequence GTGGTCCTGACCCGGTGCCTGTCAGCGGTCGTGCTTGCCGTTCCGGTTCTTGCGGCGGTGCACTTCGGGTCGCCCTTTTTTGAAATCTTGGTCGTCATTGCCGGGACGGCGGTCGCCGCCGAATGGTGCAGGATGTGCAGTGTGAGAGACCGCTTGGCGTGGACCGCGGGGCTTGGCGGAACCATTGCCGCGGCGGTCGTTGCTGAAGCATGGGCCGGCTGGCCGGCAGCGATTGCCGTCATCGTTGCTGCCACCTTGGCGATTCACGTCCTGGTGATGCAGGGCGATCGGCGCGGGCAGCGAGATCGGCGGGGCTGGATCAGCGCTGGTGTCACGTATATCGGCCTCCCGAGCCTGGCGATCGTTTGGCTGCGCGGTGACGAGGTCGGCGGGCGCGACATCGTCCTCTGGCTGTTGCTGGTGGTGTGGGCGTCGGATATCGGCGCTTACGCTGCCGGACGGACGATCGGCGGGCCGCGTCTCGCGCCGCGGCTCAGCCCGAACAAAACCTGGGCAGGCCTCGCCGGTGCTCTGGCGGCGGCGGCAGCGGCCGGCGCCGGAACCGCGGTCGCCCTCGGCGCCACCGACGTTTGGCAGGTCATGCTGATCAGCGCCGCGCTGGGTGGCGTCGCGCAGGGCGGCGATCTGCTGGAATCCGGCATCAAACGCCGGTTCGGCGTCAAGGATACCGGCGCCTGGATCCCCGGACATGGCGGACTCCTGGATCGGGTCGACGGGTTGATGGCGGCGAGCGTCGCCCTGGCGCTGATCGTAGCCACCGGGAACGGCAGTGTGCGGCCATGGATCTAA